The Trueperaceae bacterium genomic sequence CGCCGAACGGCCTCGCCACCTCGTTCTACGAGAACCCCGAGGTCGATGCGCTGATCGACGAAGCGGCCCGCGAACTCGATCCGGAGCGCCGCGCGGCGCTGTACGGCGAGGCCGGCACCCAAATCTGGGAGGACGCCCCCTGGATCTTCCTGTGGGTGCAGAGCTTCCCGATGGTCCACTCCGCCGAGGTCACCAACATCGGCGGCTTCCCCAACGAGAAGTTCGACGCGATCTACGCGCGTCCCGCCGACTGAGGACCCGCGACCGGGAGGGGCCCACCGGCCCCTCCCCCCCGCTCGCTATTTGACATGACCGGATTCCTGTCCTATCTCCTCCAACGCATCCTCGGCCTCTTCGTCACGGTCCTCGCCGTCGCCGTCACCATCTTCCTGATGGTGCGGCTGCTCCCCGGCGACCCCGCCCGCGTCATCGCCGGCGTCCTCGCCACCGAGCAGGACGTCGCCCGCATCCGTGTGCAGCTCGGCCTCGACCAACCGATCGTCGTGCAGGCCGGCATCTTCCTGCGCGACCTGTTCCAGGGCGACCTCGGCGTGAGCGCCCGGACCAGCGCCCCGGTCCTCGCGGAGATCGGGGCGCGCCTCCCCGCCACCCTGACGCTCGCGGCGGCCGGCATGCTCATGGCGATCGCGATCGGCGTTCCGCTCGGCGCGTGGGCCGCCGCCCGCGCCGGCAGCCTCGGCGACGTCGTCGTCTCCACCCTCGTCCTGTTCGGCATCAGCATGCCGGTCTACTGGTTGGGCCTGATGCTGATCATTCTCTTCGCCATCAACCTCCGCTGGCTCCCCGCCGCCGGCGCCGACGGGCCGGCATCGCTGGTGTTGCCCGCCGTCACGCTCGCGGCGTTCAGCGTGGCGTTCATCGCCCGCATCACGCGAAGTTCCATGCTCGAGGTGCTCCGCCAGGACTACGTCCGCACGGCGCACGCCAAGGGCGTCGACCGCCGCACCGTCGAGTGGCGGCACGCGCTGCGCAACGCCCTCCCCCCGGTCGTGACCGTCATCGGGCTGCAGTTCGGCCAGCTGTTGGGCGGCGCGATCCTCACCGAAACGGTGTTCGGCTGGCCCGGCCTCGGGCGCCTGCTCGTCGACTCGATCTTCGCGCGGGACTACCCGATGGTGCAGGGCCTCGTCATCGTCTTCGCCGCGATGTTCGCGTTCGTGAACCTACTCGTCGACCTCACGTACGAACGGATCGACCCGAGGGTCCGCTATGGCTGAGGTCTGGAAGCGGCTGCGCCGCAACCCGTCCGCCGTCGCCGGCGGAACGCTCGTCGGTCTGCTCGTGCTCGCGGGGCTGTTCGCGCCCC encodes the following:
- a CDS encoding ABC transporter permease, whose amino-acid sequence is MTGFLSYLLQRILGLFVTVLAVAVTIFLMVRLLPGDPARVIAGVLATEQDVARIRVQLGLDQPIVVQAGIFLRDLFQGDLGVSARTSAPVLAEIGARLPATLTLAAAGMLMAIAIGVPLGAWAAARAGSLGDVVVSTLVLFGISMPVYWLGLMLIILFAINLRWLPAAGADGPASLVLPAVTLAAFSVAFIARITRSSMLEVLRQDYVRTAHAKGVDRRTVEWRHALRNALPPVVTVIGLQFGQLLGGAILTETVFGWPGLGRLLVDSIFARDYPMVQGLVIVFAAMFAFVNLLVDLTYERIDPRVRYG